In Burkholderiales bacterium, the DNA window GAGCATTCCCTGGGGCTGATCGTTGTAGAAAATCGTCACGCTGCCGTCCTTGCCGAAGTCCAGCGCGATCCTGTCACCCTCCCGGGACTTGATCGCGAGGAAGATGGCATCCAGCTTCGCCAACTGCGGTGCGATGGCTTCCATTTCCGCGCTGCCGTTGTTTCTGCGCAGCGCCTCGTGCAACGATGCCAGCATGCTCTCGGACTCCACGCTGCGCTTCATCACCAGAAGAACGCGGCGCAAATGTTCGGCGGCGAT includes these proteins:
- a CDS encoding chalcone isomerase family protein; translated protein: MRQLIAAFAMLAACVGASAAEVAGVKLEDTLTVGGAELVLNGAGARKRFGFANVYVAALYLPSRTTNADAVIAAEHLRRVLLVMKRSVESESMLASLHEALRRNNGSAEMEAIAPQLAKLDAIFLAIKSREGDRIALDFGKDGSVTIFYNDQPQGML